tttaactcttttgaagcttatatataaacatatgttCATTTAATCATGTGTAAGACAACAGTGTATGCATAGCCACATACATGAAGGGTTCACTGAAGCAAACTCCATGTGCTGATCTAAAACTCTGGTTTAACAAATTTAAAGTGTTTGGTTTAATGGAAGCCTAGAGACTCAGCTTCAGTCAGGCAAAAGGCAGGCGGAgctcattttcctgaaatgtatCCAGCTGAGGACACAGCCCAATGCACACAAGTCTGTGCGCCCTATTCAGCAGCTGACCTTCTCTCTCAAAGTTAAATGTCAAGTCCGGGGTTTCTAGGTggatgtttttaaatgcaatgcaAGTATGGGAGGTATAAAGTGGATATTGTGGCTTAGAGCTCGAGttactttccatttctttctctttctgataGTGTTCCAGAGAGACTGGTTGCTCGCTTCACCAAAGGTTTGAGATAGAAAGGCAGCAAGTACCAGAGGGACTTGGCCTATGGCAGCCTGTGTGGAGGCATGAGGAGTCCAAGCCTCCTCTGGTCACCTTGGCCACGTCCCTCCTGTCTAACCAGCTCTGCTCACTGGCTTGGCAACCCTGGTTGGGTTTGAGCTGGCTGCTAGGGCAGCATTCGTGAGGGAAAAACAAGGGTTGCATCCACCTCTCTGGTGGCAGCCCAGGGAGTGACCCAGTGCCAGATGAGTGCTCGGGGTCTTGGTAATGGTAACACCAATGCTGCTTttgggaggtgctggtctctcCAGAAGCTATAGCACACACTCAGGGATGCTTGGCTCCTGACTTAGGCTGAAAGGTAAGTAGGGTAAATCCAGGAGTAGATGCCCTCAGCAAAATGCTGGTGTGCTCTGCAGTCCTAACCCTGTTGAacgcagggagctgcagccatCCTGCTACCTCTTGTAAGCATGCatagcagacagacagacagacacagccCTGACAGACTGTCCCTGCCAGGGTTGGTACTGCCGCAAGTGTGCCCTGAGAGGGCGACCAAAGGCCTATCTGCTGGTTGGCGTGGTGCAAGGCCTGGGCAGCCCAGATAGGGTGGTAGGAAGGCATTTGCTGCATTGTAAACTTGCAGTGTGGGGATTTCAGTGGGTTCGAGGCACTGGTAGGTGGCTATTTTCTTCCAGACAAACCCCACTGCTTTGTGGGGAAAGCCCGCAGGCCGCTGCTTTCTGACACAGACCGTGGCAATAAGATTTCCCTTATGGGAGCAGGTGAACCCTCATCTGCCCATCTTCTCTTAGGCTGAgtgaggaaggggaagaggggaggaagggtCATCCTGGCTTTTGTGCTGAACCTATGAACTTGGACTTCTCACTTCCAGGACTGTGCCACCATCCTGGCTCTTCCAACCCTTCACTCCTCTCCCTTCCGCCACAGCATGAAGCTCCAGTGCGTGATCCTGGCcactctcctcctcctgctgccagcaggccGCGGTGGCAAGCCCGAGAGCTCCGCCATCGACCTGCGGACCTTCATCGGCTGCGCCGTGCGTGAGTTCACCTTCCTGGCCAAGAAGCCCGGCTGCAAGGCGCTGCGGATCACAACGGATGCGTGCTGGGGACGCTGCGAGACCTGGGAGGTGAGACTCCGGGCTGTGatccctgggggggggggctttcACCCCCACCCAAGGAAAGCcctcaaaagaaaagcattaaataGCTTGTGGCTGCCtatggggcaggcaggggctgtgtACTGCTCCATCTTGCTGTTGATGTCAGTGCCTTGCTGTGGTTCCCTCCCTCCTTGCAGGGTCTCAAAGGGCGATATGCATCATCATGTGATGATATTAACAAAGTACATGTGTAATGCTTGCATTTTGGAATTTGAAAGCCTCTTGTGGCTTAAAAACTTACGGAGAGGAGGCCTTTATTACTTTACTTAAAGAATATTCCTTTGAGATTAAGATGGAGCTCCCAGTTGAGGGCTAATATATTTTGTTCCAAAAGACACATCCCAAAGATAATGTCTGTGTCTAATTTGGCCGTGTTTTAAATCACAGCCCTGTGTAAATGTGAAGTAGCTATGTTTTGGGTGTGTAGGGAAAGAGAGCACAAGTCTGCACACACTTCAGAGAGCGAGTTTCTGGCCCTCATCACCTTTCTGCCACTGAGCAGCTCAAGGGGCCAGACCCAGACCCTAGACCTTATTAAGGGAAGCTCCAGAGGAGTTTTGTCCATATAAAGACAAGGGCTCTGTATAACTGAGCAAAGCAGGAACCAGTCTCTGACAGCCCACCTTCCCTGCTTGGTGGGACAAGGGAAAGGCCACCAGCTGCCAGATTTCCCCAGTGGAATAAGGTTCCCTCAAGGGACCTCTTATCTCCCAGTTCCCCCCATCCAATGAGCACCTCTGGCAGCACAGACTTTGTAGGCTCTCGTACTGCACTGCAGTACCATGGGGGTGTAGTTCAGCTGAATGCATCTGGCTGTAGGCTCAGCAGCTTCTAGAAAGCCCCTTGGATGGGGGAGGTTGGTAAGAGGGAGGGTGTCTGGATATCTTCTCACTGAAACATTgcatctgttcttttccatgCCATCATTCCTGGTTCCTAGCACAGGctctttccaaagcagagagggaaagaaagaaaatgctaaaatgtCTTCTGGCTGTGTTACTTTATGCTTTTTCACATCTGTGTGAGGAAAAGGATTACAGTGGGCTCCCCCCGctcctgtctgtgctgctccttTTGGAGTCTCTGCAAAGCACGTGCTTCTGTTGAGGAAAAACTCACTTTTCAGCGAAATTTATGCCACCATCATTCCAAGTGGGAGTGTGGGGCTCAGGGCCTTCAGGCTTCTGTCTCTTGCTGGTTGAGGTTTCTGGCCAAGCTGTTAATCTCATGAGAAACATCTCATGAGTGCAGCGCCCATGGGGGGGTGGAGGATCTGTAGGACATGCAGCCTGACTGGGGGGACTGGTCTGGCTGAGAGGGAGCCAGCTGCATGGCACCCACGTGCACCTCTGCTCTCAGGCACCTCGTGCACACAGAAGGGTTTCCAGCAGCATGTACTTTCTCTGATGAAAAATCTGCTTCTGGAAGAAGGCAGCTGCTTTTGGCAAATCTGCATTTGGTTGAAGCACTAGTATTCTGCTGAAAACGAGCTTTTTGGGTAGGCTTTTGTCTTCCTTCAGGCGGCTTTGATTGGAACTTAGTGTTTCAGGCTCTCACACATGTACACATGCCCATTCCACTTCATGGCTGGACCCCAAGGGGCAGGTGTCAAAAGCTGTAAcctaaaaattatttctgtggcCCCTTCCATCTTGATCCAAGTGGTTTACACTAAGTCCCCTTGAGGAAACTGGGACCCCAGATATTTGTTTTGCATCTTGCCTGATGCCAGCATTTGTCTCCCACAGAGGCCAATTCTGGAACCGCCTTACATCGAGTCTTACCACCGCGTGTGCACCTACAACGAGACCAAGCTGGTGACGGTGATGCTGCCGAAGTGTGCCCCGGGTGTGGATCCCTTCTACACTTACCCCGTGGCCATCCGCTGCGACTGCGACATCTGCTCCACTGCCACCACCGAGTGTGAGACTGCCTGAGCTCTCCTTTCTCAGGTCAGGTGAGGAAGGGCCAGATTCTTCCCTGGCTCTGCACCCCTGCTATCTCCAGGCTTACAGAGGGTGTGAGTCAGTCCATAATTTGATCTCACCATCTAATGCTCCTAATCATTGACTTTCCTAGGCAGATGAGGCTTAATCCCTTCTCCTCATGCTGTTTAAAGCACTATAGCTGTAGAAACGTAGTACGCAGCCTTGCAATAGCAAATcctatggaaaagaaaaaaaggatgctgTTTCCCTTCTTCACAGGCTTTTCACAGTATGTGACCTTTCTTCACGCACAAAATGCACATGGACTAAACAGTCACAGAGCAGTTGGAAACAGGCCATGAAGGCATTACAGCTGGTGGAACAGCCTCTTTATTCATTTCAGGTTTTAGTGCCTTCCCAGTAATGTAAATGTAATTACCAGCATTTCCCCCTTCTCGCCCCCCTGTTCTTCTTACACTGAAGTCTATCAGGAATAACTGTCAAAGAAAAGGCCGTCAGGCCAATTGAATGGAAATGGGTATCCAAATCACCACCTTGAACTTAGGGTGAATGCATCCTTAGCCCTGACTCAGCAAAGTACTTAAGCTCATGATTAAGTGCTTTGCTTAATATCAGGGGACTTAAAGTTAAGCACGTGTTTCAGTAATTTGCTTAATTGGAGCtattctgttgaaaaaaatcttgcctCACAAGGGacaattccttaaaaaaatggaaagaagcacattaaatctgtaaaaaacacaaagatgcATTTCTTCCCATCCTGCTTTTTCCAGGGTTGTCCTGGAGCAGAACTGACCTCATGTAAAATCAGAG
This Cygnus atratus isolate AKBS03 ecotype Queensland, Australia chromosome 5, CAtr_DNAZoo_HiC_assembly, whole genome shotgun sequence DNA region includes the following protein-coding sequences:
- the GPHB5 gene encoding glycoprotein hormone beta-5 — encoded protein: MKLQCVILATLLLLLPAGRGGKPESSAIDLRTFIGCAVREFTFLAKKPGCKALRITTDACWGRCETWERPILEPPYIESYHRVCTYNETKLVTVMLPKCAPGVDPFYTYPVAIRCDCDICSTATTECETA